Proteins from a genomic interval of Lolium perenne isolate Kyuss_39 chromosome 1, Kyuss_2.0, whole genome shotgun sequence:
- the LOC127311909 gene encoding LOB domain-containing protein 12: protein MGSGTPCASCKLLRRRCTKDCIFAPFFPADDPHKFAIVHKVFGASNVSKMLLELPVQQRGDAVSSLVYEANARVRDPVYGCVGAISFLQNQVSQLQMQLAVAQAEILCIQMQQRDASQSQLNDDADHSMGAMQQMVVDDAAAAEAFLMQNGGGGFPQQLMSSYGGGAPASNVHLYAQDHLKRESLWT, encoded by the exons ATGGGTAGCGGGACGCCGTGCGCGTCGTGCAAGCTGCTCCGGCGGCGGTGCACCAAGGACTGCATCTTCGCGCCCTTCTTCCCCGCCGACGACCCCCACAAGTTTGCCATCGTCCACAAGGTCTTCGGCGCCAGCAACGTCAGCAAGATGCTCCTG GAGCTACCGGTGCAGCAGCGCGGGGACGCGGTGAGCAGCCTGGTGTACGAGGCGAACGCGCGGGTGCGGGACCCGGTGTACGGCTGCGTGGGGGCCATCTCCTTCCTGCAGAACCAGGTGTCGCAGCTGCAGATGCAGCTCGCCGTCGCGCAGGCCGAGATCCTCTGCATCCAGATGCAGCAGCGAGACGCCTCTCAGTCCCAGCTGAACGACGACGCAGACCACAGCATGGGGGCGATGCAGCAGATGGTCGTCGACGACGCGGCAGCGGCGGAGGCATTCCTGATGCAGAACGGCGGGGGCGGCTTCCCGCAGCAGCTGATGAGCagctacggcggcggcgcgccggcCTCCAACGTGCATCTCTACGCTCAGGACCACCTCAAGAGGGAGTCGCTCTGGACGTAG